The following are from one region of the Thermincola ferriacetica genome:
- a CDS encoding class I SAM-dependent methyltransferase, translating to MPQVANNIVKVAPLMAKMGCSRILDFGAGTFRNTRYLQGLGFSVIAVEKTPVIEKFARFKPGENQIISVISPAVIETWPGTFDAVVCTFVMNLLDNATNSRLVSIFQDILKRDGLVFVEVKEMRTARTSNGMTLTALDRLFLNRGFFRLADFRGCYSIGALYRRI from the coding sequence ATGCCGCAGGTGGCTAATAATATTGTTAAAGTGGCGCCCTTAATGGCAAAAATGGGATGCTCCCGCATACTTGACTTTGGCGCCGGAACATTTCGCAATACCAGGTATTTACAGGGATTGGGCTTTTCGGTAATAGCGGTGGAAAAAACGCCGGTCATTGAGAAATTCGCCCGGTTTAAACCGGGCGAAAACCAGATTATAAGCGTGATTTCGCCGGCGGTTATAGAAACCTGGCCGGGCACTTTTGATGCGGTGGTTTGCACCTTTGTTATGAACCTGCTGGATAATGCCACAAATTCACGGCTGGTATCAATTTTTCAGGATATACTTAAAAGGGACGGTTTAGTTTTTGTCGAGGTAAAGGAAATGCGTACCGCCCGCACTTCTAACGGTATGACTTTAACGGCATTAGACCGGTTATTTTTAAACAGGGGATTTTTCCGCCTGGCTGATTTCCGCGGCTGTTATTCGATAGGCGCTCTGTACAGGAGAATATAA